A region of the Leucobacter komagatae genome:
GGCGGCGGCCAGGCCCTCCGCGCTGTCGCCCGGCTGCGCGACCACGTGGTGCGAGGCCCCGCCCGCGGCGCGGAACGCGGCGATCTGTTCGAGCGTGCGCCGGGAGCAGCTCCCCGCGATGATCGCGGTGCGGCCCGGCGCGGGCGCGCCAAGCTTACGACCGGAGGCGGGCTCACGCTCGGCGATGGCGCCGACGAGCCCGGCCGACCCCGCGACAAGCGCATGACCATCAACGGCCTCGGCGATGGCTCTGAGGTCTGATTCCTCGAGAGCGTCGGCGATGACGTGGGCGACGCGTCCGGCGCCAGCCGACGTCGCCGCGACGGCGATCGCCGCGGTCACTGCCTCCGCGCCCGCGCGCACTGTTTCGAGCTGCAGCGTGCCGATGCCGCCAGCAATCTGCGGGGCGAGGAGCCGTTCGAGCGAGGAGTCGAGCATGGGCGTGATCGGGTGCTGCGCCATGTGCGTCTCCTGCAGCGGCACCCCGTCAACGAGCAGGTGGCCGTCCACGACCGTGCGTCCGTGAATCGGGGCGGCCGGCGTAGTGACGACGGTGCCGACCCCGAGTTCGGTAGCGAGCGCCTCCGTGACGGGGCCGATGTTGCCCTCCGGCGTCGAGTCGAACGTCGAGCAGTACTTGAAGTAGAACCGGGTCGCCCCGGCACTTCTGAGCGCTCGCAGCGCTTCGAGGCTCGCCTGAACAGCCTCGGCGACCGAAATCGAGCGTGTCTTCAGGCCGACGACGATCGCGTCGACAGTCGTGAGATCCTGCTCGGAGAGGGGCGCTTCCGTGTTGAGCGCCAGTACCGTGCGCAGCCCCGCCCGTCCGAGGGCGGCGGCGACGTCGGTCGCGCCGGTCACGTCGTCGGCGATCACGCCGATCATCGGGCACCGCCCGCAATGATGTCGCGCAGCCTGGCCGCGGCAGCGCTCGGCCCGTCGAGCACCGGAGACGGCGACTGGGAACGCAGCCCCTCAGCGGCCGGCGCGAGTGAGTACTGTGCGAGCACGATCGCGTCGAACAGCCTGCCTGCTTCCGCAGTGGCTCGGGCGATTGCTTCGGAGAGCACCCCGGTCAGCTCGGCCACCGACAGCGGCCGAGCGGCGTCGGCGACAACAATCGGCAGAATCGCTGTGGCGATGCCAGCCGCGTCGAAGGCCTGCTGCAACCGCGCGGAGCTGTCGGCTGCGGCGGCGTCGAGCGAGGCTACGAGCAGCACGGTCGACGGCGCGAGCGCGACCGTCGCATCGAACAGTGGGCCATCCGCGGAGAACACGGCGGCGCCGTCAGCCGCCAGGTCGCGCTCGTCTGCCCTGCTGCCGTACTGCGAGCAGGTGAGCAGCACGCCGTCAGCGCCTCCCTTGAGCGCGGTCTCGATGAGGCCGTCCATGCGCGCCGCGAGCGGCTCACTGATGGTGCCCGGCTGCTCCATATCCTGCAGCAGGCGATCGTCGAGCAGGTTCCACAGGTCGCTCTCCGGCATCGCCGCGCGAATGGCGGTGGCGGCCGGCTCGATCGCGAGCGCCGTCGCGCTCACGAGCGCGATCTTGGGGTTCGTCATCGGGTGATCCTCTCGATCCAGGTGAGGCCCGCGTCGGTGTCGCCGAGCGGGCCGTATTCGCAGCCGATCCAGCCGTCGTAGCCGGTGCGGGCGATCGCCGCGAGCACGCGGTCGTACGCGATCTCCCCCGTGCCGGGCTCCCCGCGGCCGGGGTTGTCGGCGACCTGCACGTGCTTCACGAGCGGGGCGAGCCGCTCGAATCGCTCGATGAGGTTTCCGCGGTCAGTCTGCGCGTGGTAGACGTCGAACAGCACCCCGACGGTATCGGGTCCGACGGCCTCAGCGACGGCGGCCGCGGCCTCCATCGACGCGAGGCCGTAGGCGGGCTGCTCGCGCTTGTTAATGGCTTCGAGCACAATCTGCACGCCCGCGTCGCGCGCGCGCTCGGCTGCCCACCCGATGTTCGTGACGTAGGTCGCGAACGCGAGGTCATGGTCTGCATCGGCAGGCTTCAGGCCCGCCATGACATGCACGATGGGGGTGCCAAGCACCCCGGCGTACTCGAGGGCCCGCTCGACGCCGGCGCGAAATTCTGACCGCGCACCGGGTACATAGGCCGCTCCCATCACCGTTGGTGACCCGGCTGGGCCGGCGGGGGTGTTGATGAGTGCTTGAGTGAGCCCGGCGTCGTCGAGCAGCTCACGCACGCGAACGGCTGGCAGCTCGTAGGGTGAGGCGAACTCGACACCGGTGAACCCCGAAGCCGCCGCAGCGTCGAACCGCGCCTCGAACGCGAGCTCCGTGTACATCCATTTGAGGTTGGCGGCGAGCTTCAGCGGGCCGCCCGTAGACTCGATCCTCATACCGCGGCGCTGCCGTACTCCGGGTTCACCACGAACGCGGGCTGCCCGCCCGCGAGCACGGCGATGAC
Encoded here:
- the otnK gene encoding 3-oxo-tetronate kinase, giving the protein MIGVIADDVTGATDVAAALGRAGLRTVLALNTEAPLSEQDLTTVDAIVVGLKTRSISVAEAVQASLEALRALRSAGATRFYFKYCSTFDSTPEGNIGPVTEALATELGVGTVVTTPAAPIHGRTVVDGHLLVDGVPLQETHMAQHPITPMLDSSLERLLAPQIAGGIGTLQLETVRAGAEAVTAAIAVAATSAGAGRVAHVIADALEESDLRAIAEAVDGHALVAGSAGLVGAIAEREPASGRKLGAPAPGRTAIIAGSCSRRTLEQIAAFRAAGGASHHVVAQPGDSAEGLAAAALAWWDAQPGNASALIYSSSPAAERDARIPNVGELYEDVAGIVARGLSERGVTRMLIAGGETSGAVIRELGTAAAVVGAEAAVGAPWIHDTERDAHLVLKSGNFGGPDFFVDVALAGGTR
- a CDS encoding hydroxypyruvate isomerase family protein, producing the protein MRIESTGGPLKLAANLKWMYTELAFEARFDAAAASGFTGVEFASPYELPAVRVRELLDDAGLTQALINTPAGPAGSPTVMGAAYVPGARSEFRAGVERALEYAGVLGTPIVHVMAGLKPADADHDLAFATYVTNIGWAAERARDAGVQIVLEAINKREQPAYGLASMEAAAAVAEAVGPDTVGVLFDVYHAQTDRGNLIERFERLAPLVKHVQVADNPGRGEPGTGEIAYDRVLAAIARTGYDGWIGCEYGPLGDTDAGLTWIERITR